CCTATGGAATTGGAAAAGACTTCTTCAGTGATACACCCGCAGCGGCAACTCACAGAACGGGAGCTTGGATAGAAGCGATGGAGCTAGCTCTTAGAATGAGAAACCTAGAAGCTCTTGTAAATAGACCTCCCGTTGATGACCCAATTTGTTTTGGAAGCTCAGAATGTACTTCAATTGAAGCGCTTGCTAGTGATAATGCAGGAGGATCTTTCGGCAATCCATATAACGAACGTCCTATTAAAGCTTTTAAATCTGCCTTTAGAAATTTATCTGGTGGTGCTTACAAGTCAGGAGAAATTAAAGATGAGTTTAGTGGATCATTTAAACTAACAGAATTAAAACCTAAAATTTTTGATGCTAAAACAGGAACGCTTAGTAGATTACTCATGCCTCCAAGTCCAAATATTAATCTTGGTTCAACTTCTTTTGATCCATCTCAAAAGAGATATCTGGACTTAATTGCGTATCCGTTAAACCTTGTTACTTTTTATACAACAATGGTTACTAATAATGATGGTACTGCTATTCAATCTATTGTTGGTACGACTCCTGTTGAGTCAAACTGCGGTTCAACAAAGACAGGACTTCCTGTTCCTGGATATATTTTTGGTTATGTAAAAAATCCAAAAGTACTCACCTACTACGCAGTAAAAGGTGAAGCAAATTTCGTAGGACTCTTCTACCCATTTAGTGATGAAAAAGGAATAACCTTACAGGCCTACGCTTCTGCAAAACCATTCGGGGGACGAGTAGGCCCGATGCTCTTTGGATTTGGTGATGAAAACGCTTCAACTTTAATTCCTAGAGTAGAAAATGCGCAAAATAGAACTCTTCCATATGTATCGGCTCTTTTAGTTCCACCAGGTCCATTTAAAGCAGGACGCCCAATTCCAAATAATCAAGACTTCTGGATTCAAAGTGCTACTTCGATCATTGGAGGCTCACCAGCTTCTGGAATTGATGTTAAATTTGGTATTCCTAATATTCTCTATGACTATAATAACTATGGAGATCTTGCTCAACATACAACAAGTACTGAGGGAGCCATTCTAACTATTAGAGAAACAACGTCGGCCATTGCTGAGCCTCTAGAAGAGCTTGGACTTTATGATTCAAAACAATACTCTAAGTTTGCAAGTCACCTTCAAGTTTCAGATCCATCGATAGTCACAGCAGTTGAAATTGAAAGGGCCCTTGAAAGCGTCAGACAACCTACAAGGTATGAAGCTCTTAATTATATGATTCCAACTTTTGAAGAAGGAACAAGTAACCCTGAGAACCTTGCAGCCTACCCAATAGTCAAAAAGAAAGGACAGAGTCCATTTACTGGAAATACTCTTTACAGACTCTTTGGTCCTATCTGGGGAAGTGATACTTTATACTCAACTCCTGATGCAATCATTTCCATTATTCAAAATTTTATGAAGAGTAACGAGACTGCTATTGAGAAGTATCTCGACTCACTCAAGGAAGTTGCAACTACGATCGCAGCAACTCCATCAACAGGAACTGATACCTACAAAAATGCTGCTGAGACAATCTATCCTCTAGTTGCAGGTATTCA
The sequence above is a segment of the Halobacteriovorax sp. JY17 genome. Coding sequences within it:
- a CDS encoding pilus assembly protein TadG-related protein, with the protein product MKKLYRGEKGQLSIFLGIIMVIIITMMAFIINVGLFVKAKINLQNAVDAAAWSGAAVQARQLSNISYMNWEMRNTYKEWMFKYYVIGHLGLSDQLRPATVATKSKTSFRLTPFPGSAEVDPYNLPSTCMAFGGSKDICKLISTPGLPRFEAPGLAGIDEQHQSFENTIAKIKADNCSTKSVKNFASAMIWAYGIGKDFFSDTPAAATHRTGAWIEAMELALRMRNLEALVNRPPVDDPICFGSSECTSIEALASDNAGGSFGNPYNERPIKAFKSAFRNLSGGAYKSGEIKDEFSGSFKLTELKPKIFDAKTGTLSRLLMPPSPNINLGSTSFDPSQKRYLDLIAYPLNLVTFYTTMVTNNDGTAIQSIVGTTPVESNCGSTKTGLPVPGYIFGYVKNPKVLTYYAVKGEANFVGLFYPFSDEKGITLQAYASAKPFGGRVGPMLFGFGDENASTLIPRVENAQNRTLPYVSALLVPPGPFKAGRPIPNNQDFWIQSATSIIGGSPASGIDVKFGIPNILYDYNNYGDLAQHTTSTEGAILTIRETTSAIAEPLEELGLYDSKQYSKFASHLQVSDPSIVTAVEIERALESVRQPTRYEALNYMIPTFEEGTSNPENLAAYPIVKKKGQSPFTGNTLYRLFGPIWGSDTLYSTPDAIISIIQNFMKSNETAIEKYLDSLKEVATTIAATPSTGTDTYKNAAETIYPLVAGIQNLSNCDSLSMATRFNQFFNGQSTQCDIKPLAEMVRDYIKTKTDDGGEVYKYYYSTSYVKPNAGTDFKAPLNNKDMLTAYVPGKRQGSNDDGELLHPFNVYSNILSAKRNYYSTKLVAMRAFAESGQGTYQEKPIYSEAAGSSSGSVSFKVPSDLLSKKIVNELENGQLSEFGELTH